The following are from one region of the Oryzias melastigma strain HK-1 linkage group LG22, ASM292280v2, whole genome shotgun sequence genome:
- the LOC112146731 gene encoding B2 bradykinin receptor-like: MSGIQNSTNPQMCSVGYAHWTFTVVPIYVMTIAVLGIVLNLFVLMVFILHKKACTVAEIYLGNLAAADLLLVSFLPFWAVYAYRYYNWTFGSVLCKIVNVSILMNVYCSIFFLVLVSIDRYFALVFPLSHAKLRGPVCAKGACLLVWVAGFLLSLPAIIHRDVIHHRGPNVTKCTVDSPSTTTLIDCMIFIFGFIIPVSIISFCTVKILKALRNRISEGLNTQKKDHKATTLVLAVLLAFLFCWVPFYLYKIPSVLRDRHILTDCTSKYILFISGNIFTYLAFFNSVLNPILYVIVGKNFRSKVKDLFMTSERDHRWSLIRSFLSRRIKSLD; the protein is encoded by the coding sequence ATGAGTGGAATTCAAAACAGCACAAATCCTCAGATGTGCAGCGTTGGCTATGCACACTGGACTTTCACCGTGGTTCCTATATACGTCATGACCATTGCCGTGTTGGGAATTGTTCTCAATCTATTTGTGCTGATGGTTTTCATCTTGCATAAGAAAGCCTGCACAGTGGCTGAGATCTACCTGGGCAACCTGGCTGCTGCTGACCTTCTCCTGGTGTCCTTCCTGCCTTTCTGGGCTGTCTACGCTTACAGATACTATAACTGGACTTTTGGTTctgttttgtgcaaaattgtcAATGTGAGCATTTTAATGAATGTCTACTGCAGCATCTTTTTCCTGGTTCTTGTCAGCATAGACCGTTATTTCGCTCTGGTGTTTCCATTGTCTCATGCTAAACTGCGCGGACCGGTCTGTGCCAAAGGGGCATGTCTCCTAGTGTGGGTTGCAGGATTTTTATTGAGTCTTCCTGCAATTATTCACAGGGATGTAATTCATCACCGGGGACCAAATGTTACGAAATGCACTGTAGATTCTCCAAGCACCACTACTCTAATTGATTGTATGATTTTTATATTTGGCTTCATAATACCTGTTTCTATTATTTCTTTCTGCACTGTTAAAATACTCAAAGCTTTACGTAACAGAATATCCGAGGgattaaatactcagaaaaaagaCCATAAGGCCACTACTTTGGTCTTAGCTGTTCTTCTAGCATTCCTTTTCTGCTGGGTCCCTTTCTATCTCTATAAAATACCCTCTGTGCTCAGAGACAGACACATTTTAACGGACTGCACCTCCAAGTACATTCTGTTCATCAGCGGAAACATCTTCACCTACTTGGCTTTCTTCAACAGCGTCCTCAACCCCATCCTCTATGTCATTGTTGGAAAAAACTTCCGGAGCAAGGTCAAGGATCTCTTCATGACAAGTGAAAGAGACCACAGATGGTCTTTGATTCGCTCATTCTTGTCTAGAAGGATTAAAAGCTTAGATTAG
- the LOC112143424 gene encoding G-protein coupled receptor 4, with the protein MNTTVSDWTAENCTIPSSVDRQMYPAAYSLFFIVSFPANLLSLFAAWQLMKKGNNIAVYLVFLSISDLLYTITLPVWIEQALRRDVHGGLCSTVNLIMYNSFYVGSGLLCCISVDRYLAVVYPLHFHWVREVCTAVALSTAVWILEVVAHILLLFHMGALKASLCLYEQHIPIKTGAAHVFLFRIIVGFLIPVVIMSFCFQQIMHSLQQSVSILEEERRRVCLLLLLLLLTYIASFLPYQTVMLLRATLEPGSCEWAQLLRGAYLVTSAMTTLNSTLDPIIYCLINTSARTEIKIFVEKGRKVFMREDEEQPNSSIEIRAIC; encoded by the coding sequence ATGAACACCACCGTGTCCGACTGGACGGCAGAAAACTGCACCATTCCCTCTTCGGTGGACCGGCAAATGTATCCAGCTGCCTATTCCTTATTCTTTATTGTGAGTTTTCCAGCCAACCTGCTGTCTCTGTTTGCAGCCTGGCAGCTGATGAAGAAAGGGAACAACATTGCGGTCTACCTTGTTTTTCTGTCTATCTCTGACTTACTTTACACAATAACTCTGCCGGTCTGGATAGAGCAGGCCTTAAGGAGGGACGTTCATGGCGGTCTGTGCAGCACCGTGAATCTGATCATGTACAACAGCTTTTACGTTGGATCCGGCCTCCTTTGCTGCATCTCTGTTGATCGCTACTTGGCAGTGGTCTATCCTCTCCACTTCCACTGGGTCAGAGAGGTGTGCACAGCAGTGGCACTGAGCACAGCTGTGTGGATTCTGGAGGTCGTCGCCCACATTCTCCTGCTTTTCCACATGGGGGCGCTAAAAGCTTCACTATGTCTGTATGAGCAGCACATACCTATAAAAACTGGAGCTGCTCATGTCTTCCTCTTCAGGATCATCGTGGGATTTCTGATCCCTGTTGTCATCATGAGCTTTTGCTTCCAGCAGATCATGCACTCGCTCCAGCAGAGTGTGTCCATCCTGGAGGAGGAGCGCAGAAGAGtctgcctgctgctgctgctgctcctcctgacCTACATCGCCTCCTTTCTGCCCTACCAGACAGTGATGCTGCTCAGGGCCACGCTGGAGCCCGGCAGCTGCGAGTGGGCCCAGCTCCTCAGGGGCGCGTACCTCGTCACCTCAGCCATGACCACCCTGAACAGCACACTGGATCCAATCATTTACTGCTTGATCAATACCAGCGCCAGGACGGAGATTAAGATATTTGTGGAAAAGGGGAGAAAAGTTTTCATGAGAGAAGATGAGGAGCAGCCAAATAGTTCCATAGAAATTAGAGCAATTTGCTGA